The following are encoded in a window of Aromatoleum petrolei genomic DNA:
- the rnhA gene encoding ribonuclease HI, which yields MEEVEIFTDGACSGNPGPGGWGAILRSGPHEKEIWGGEPQTTNNRMELLAVIRALETLKRPVAARVHTDSQYVQKGISEWIHGWKKRGWKTASREPVKNEDLWRALDEAASRHKVAWIWVRGHAGHAENERADELARRGVEAVRTRGKAVAEI from the coding sequence ATGGAAGAAGTCGAGATATTTACCGACGGGGCGTGCAGCGGCAATCCGGGCCCCGGCGGCTGGGGCGCGATCCTGCGCAGCGGCCCGCACGAGAAGGAAATCTGGGGCGGCGAGCCGCAGACCACCAACAACCGCATGGAACTGCTCGCCGTGATCCGTGCGCTCGAGACGCTCAAGCGTCCGGTGGCGGCGCGCGTGCATACGGACAGCCAATACGTGCAGAAAGGGATCTCCGAGTGGATTCACGGCTGGAAGAAGCGCGGGTGGAAGACCGCCTCACGCGAGCCGGTGAAGAACGAGGATCTGTGGCGCGCGCTCGACGAAGCTGCGAGCCGGCACAAGGTGGCGTGGATCTGGGTGCGCGGCCATGCGGGCCATGCCGAGAACGAGCGCGCGGACGAACTTGCGCGACGCGGCGTCGAGGCCGTGCGCACGCGCGGCAAGGCCGTCGCGGAAATCTGA
- a CDS encoding class I SAM-dependent methyltransferase — translation MSILSLSDWLETPQGSYLLRWEQAKFDLMVADIFGYNAVQIGLPEYDFLRGNRIPFRFHCARSGDIAVVAEGSALPFASASIDLVLLPHVLEFSRNPHQVLREVERVLVPEGSVIIAGFNPLSLWGVRRLVARRSGSYPWRGQYLSVRRTKDWLALLGFETQAGSFGCYAPAFTSTKWLERWGFMDKAGDRWWPICGGAYIIQGIKRVQGMRLITPNWRDARAAAKRLSPVTHRGRQVTGGVQKVE, via the coding sequence ATGTCCATCCTCAGTCTGTCGGACTGGCTTGAAACCCCGCAGGGAAGTTATCTGCTGCGGTGGGAGCAGGCCAAGTTCGATCTCATGGTAGCCGACATTTTCGGCTACAACGCGGTACAGATCGGATTGCCGGAATATGATTTCCTGCGCGGCAACCGTATTCCGTTCCGCTTCCATTGCGCGCGCTCGGGCGACATCGCAGTCGTCGCGGAGGGAAGCGCCTTGCCGTTCGCGTCGGCGAGCATCGATCTGGTGCTGCTGCCGCACGTGCTGGAGTTCTCGCGCAACCCGCACCAGGTGCTACGCGAGGTGGAGCGGGTGCTGGTGCCCGAGGGCAGCGTGATCATCGCCGGCTTCAATCCGCTCAGTCTGTGGGGAGTGCGGCGTCTGGTGGCGAGACGCTCGGGAAGCTATCCGTGGCGTGGACAATACCTGTCGGTGCGGCGCACGAAGGACTGGCTGGCGCTGCTCGGCTTCGAGACGCAGGCGGGCAGCTTCGGCTGTTACGCGCCGGCGTTCACGAGCACGAAGTGGCTGGAACGCTGGGGCTTCATGGACAAGGCGGGCGACCGCTGGTGGCCGATCTGCGGCGGGGCCTACATCATCCAGGGCATCAAGCGGGTGCAGGGAATGCGCCTGATAACGCCGAATTGGCGCGATGCGCGCGCCGCGGCAAAGCGCCTTTCACCTGTCACCCATCGCGGCCGGCAGGTGACGGGCGGCGTACAAAAAGTGGAATGA
- the gloB gene encoding hydroxyacylglutathione hydrolase codes for MDDQHSKIRSADIIPLPAFRDNYIWLLRRGPCAAVIDPGDAAVVEAALQAYGLRLVAILLTHHHDDHIGGVAELAARHHPAVFGPAGENIPGLTRGVGEGDEVALNALEQSFTVLAIPGHTTTHIAYHAPGILFAGDTLFSAGCGRLLGGTAAQLHASLQRLARLPGDTAVYAAHEYTLSNLAFAQMAEPANPTRDAWLAECEALRAAGRPTLPTSIARECSINPFLRTDLPGVIDTVTAHSGQRPANSAECFAALRRWKDVF; via the coding sequence ATGGACGATCAGCACTCAAAAATCCGCAGCGCCGACATTATCCCTCTTCCGGCCTTCCGCGATAACTATATCTGGTTACTGCGCCGCGGCCCCTGCGCCGCCGTCATCGACCCCGGCGACGCGGCCGTCGTCGAGGCAGCCTTGCAGGCATACGGCCTGCGGCTCGTCGCGATCCTGCTCACCCACCACCACGACGACCACATCGGTGGCGTGGCCGAGCTCGCCGCGCGCCACCATCCCGCGGTGTTCGGTCCCGCGGGCGAGAACATCCCAGGACTCACGCGCGGTGTCGGCGAAGGCGACGAAGTCGCCCTCAATGCGCTGGAGCAGAGCTTCACCGTGTTGGCGATCCCCGGCCACACGACGACCCACATCGCCTACCATGCCCCTGGAATCCTGTTCGCGGGCGACACCCTGTTCAGCGCCGGCTGCGGCCGCCTCCTCGGCGGCACGGCGGCGCAGCTTCACGCCTCGCTGCAGCGTCTGGCGCGGCTTCCGGGCGACACCGCAGTCTACGCCGCCCATGAATACACGCTGTCCAACCTGGCCTTTGCTCAGATGGCCGAACCGGCCAATCCGACGCGCGACGCATGGCTCGCCGAATGCGAAGCCCTGCGCGCCGCAGGACGGCCGACGCTGCCCACCAGCATCGCGCGCGAATGCAGCATCAACCCCTTCCTGCGCACCGATTTGCCCGGCGTGATCGACACGGTCACGGCACACAGCGGGCAGCGTCCGGCCAATTCCGCCGAATGCTTCGCCGCCCTGCGCCGCTGGAAGGACGTGTTCTGA
- a CDS encoding diguanylate cyclase domain-containing protein yields MKVLVIEDTVTSAALICRMLGGMGLETMHRRDGEGGIEAFRQSRPDLVMLDVVMPGMDGFEVARRIRQLESDGEWTPIIFLSARTQDEDIERGIAVGGDDYLVKPVSEAVLKAKVWAMQRIAHMRASLVALTRKLDEANRELTRLSAFDGLTGIANRRTFDATLSREWRRGARSGASIALMVVDVDCFKQFNDAYGHQVGDECLKAVARALAGNTRRPVDLVARYGGEEFAVVLPETDAQGAAIVAESMRRAVEALAITHRHSTAARVVTVSVGIAVTSPERSDDGGFATLVARADEALYRAKRDGRNRWHLAAAPELATVR; encoded by the coding sequence ATGAAGGTTCTCGTAATTGAAGACACCGTGACGAGTGCCGCCCTGATCTGCCGGATGCTCGGCGGAATGGGGCTCGAAACCATGCATCGGCGCGACGGAGAGGGGGGCATCGAGGCCTTCCGGCAGTCACGCCCCGATCTCGTCATGCTCGACGTCGTGATGCCCGGGATGGATGGCTTCGAGGTCGCGCGGCGGATACGCCAGCTCGAGTCCGATGGCGAATGGACGCCGATCATCTTCCTGTCGGCGCGGACTCAGGACGAGGACATCGAGCGCGGCATCGCCGTGGGGGGCGACGATTATCTCGTCAAGCCGGTTTCCGAGGCGGTGCTCAAGGCCAAGGTGTGGGCCATGCAGCGCATCGCCCACATGCGTGCCTCGCTCGTGGCGCTCACGCGCAAGCTCGACGAGGCGAATCGGGAGTTGACGCGCCTGTCGGCCTTCGACGGGCTGACGGGGATCGCCAACCGCCGCACCTTCGACGCCACGCTCTCGCGCGAATGGCGGCGCGGCGCACGCAGTGGCGCGTCGATTGCGCTGATGGTGGTCGATGTCGACTGCTTCAAACAGTTCAACGACGCATACGGCCATCAGGTTGGCGACGAGTGCCTGAAGGCGGTCGCGCGCGCCCTCGCGGGCAACACCCGGCGGCCGGTCGACCTGGTGGCACGCTACGGCGGCGAGGAGTTCGCCGTCGTGCTGCCCGAAACCGACGCACAGGGCGCGGCGATCGTCGCCGAGTCGATGCGCAGGGCCGTCGAGGCCTTGGCGATCACGCACCGGCACTCGACGGCGGCACGCGTCGTCACGGTGAGCGTCGGCATTGCAGTGACGAGCCCCGAGCGCAGCGACGACGGCGGTTTCGCCACGCTGGTCGCGCGCGCCGACGAAGCGCTGTACCGCGCGAAGCGCGATGGCCGCAACCGCTGGCACCTTGCCGCGGCGCCCGAACTCGCCACGGTGCGGTAA
- a CDS encoding transglycosylase SLT domain-containing protein, which yields MAIPLLRILLLVIALTAAASSAIAEDTPAGDVLPSNAPAPVDTAPAEASPRSLGSLRPPSAARRTEGLAASPGQVLELRDPAPRVLTLDLTRDANDIWDRIRRGFGMPDLDTETVAEQQLFYLNRPGFLKRVFERGGRYLYHIVDELERRGMPTELALLPMVESSYNPMAYSRARASGLWQFIPSTGRNYNLTQDKWVDERRDVIASTNAALDYLQTIYEMHGDWHLALASYNWGEGAVGRAVQRNLAEGLPAEYSQLRMPEETRNYVPKLQALKNIVAQPELFHFELPYVPNTRHFVTVDTPAGIDLATAARLAEMPLEEFLALNPSYNRPATTRADSLVIPVDRAERFRARLAEHQNNGKQWRTYEMRRGDTLASVARDFGLSLSELHQINGLDARSRVSPGYTLLVPNGIEPDGAIAAARMIPRNAALDTSTIPSKADAKGAQAKGGKKSGAGKTSTGRRAAGKKASSGNAKAPAKSTAKTAPKSSGKTTTSAQKNQKR from the coding sequence ATGGCGATTCCTCTCCTGCGAATTCTCCTGCTGGTCATCGCGCTGACCGCGGCGGCGTCCTCGGCCATTGCAGAGGACACCCCGGCTGGCGATGTCCTGCCCTCCAATGCCCCTGCGCCGGTCGACACCGCGCCGGCCGAAGCCAGCCCGCGTTCGCTCGGGAGCCTGCGCCCGCCATCGGCCGCGCGCAGAACGGAAGGCCTCGCCGCCTCGCCCGGCCAAGTACTGGAACTGCGTGACCCTGCCCCGCGCGTCCTCACACTGGACCTCACACGCGATGCGAACGACATCTGGGACCGCATCCGGCGCGGCTTCGGCATGCCCGACCTCGATACCGAGACGGTCGCCGAACAGCAACTCTTCTACCTCAACCGTCCGGGATTCCTGAAACGGGTGTTCGAGCGCGGCGGGCGCTACCTCTATCACATCGTGGACGAACTCGAACGCCGCGGCATGCCCACCGAGCTCGCCCTGCTGCCGATGGTCGAGAGCAGCTACAACCCGATGGCCTATTCGCGCGCGCGCGCCTCGGGACTGTGGCAGTTCATCCCCTCGACCGGGCGCAACTACAACCTGACGCAAGACAAGTGGGTGGACGAACGGCGCGACGTGATCGCCTCGACCAACGCCGCGCTCGACTACCTCCAGACCATCTACGAGATGCACGGCGACTGGCACCTCGCCCTCGCCTCCTACAACTGGGGCGAAGGCGCCGTAGGACGGGCCGTGCAGCGCAACCTCGCCGAGGGGCTGCCAGCCGAATACAGCCAGCTGCGGATGCCCGAGGAAACCCGCAACTATGTCCCCAAGCTGCAGGCACTGAAGAACATCGTCGCGCAGCCCGAGCTCTTCCACTTCGAGCTGCCCTACGTTCCGAACACCCGCCACTTCGTCACCGTAGACACCCCCGCCGGTATCGACCTCGCGACCGCCGCGCGCCTCGCCGAGATGCCGCTCGAGGAGTTCCTCGCGCTCAACCCCTCCTACAACCGTCCCGCCACCACGCGAGCCGATTCGCTGGTGATTCCGGTCGACCGCGCCGAACGCTTCCGCGCCCGCCTGGCCGAACATCAGAACAACGGCAAGCAGTGGCGCACCTACGAGATGCGCCGCGGCGACACCCTCGCGTCGGTCGCACGCGACTTCGGCCTGTCGCTGAGCGAACTGCACCAGATCAACGGCCTCGATGCGCGCAGCCGCGTGAGCCCCGGATACACCCTGCTAGTCCCCAACGGCATCGAACCCGACGGCGCGATCGCGGCGGCCCGGATGATTCCGCGCAACGCCGCGCTCGACACCAGCACGATCCCGTCCAAGGCGGACGCAAAGGGCGCGCAGGCGAAGGGCGGAAAGAAATCGGGGGCTGGCAAGACCTCGACCGGCAGGCGCGCGGCCGGCAAGAAGGCTTCGTCGGGGAACGCCAAGGCACCCGCGAAATCGACTGCCAAGACCGCGCCGAAGTCGTCCGGCAAGACGACGACCTCCGCGCAGAAGAACCAGAAGCGCTGA
- a CDS encoding dipeptide ABC transporter ATP-binding protein, with the protein MTVLAGTDRPPAQEDRPIDAPLLDVRHLRVHIGAAARPVRPVDGVGFSIAAGETFALLGESGCGKSMTALALLRLLPDAGRIVGGEVRFAGDELLARSEADMREVRGGRIAMIFQEPSTSLNPVMTVMTQIGEVLARHRGLRGAAARAEAQRLLDAVGIPDAARRLDDYPFQFSGGMKQRVMIAMALAGDPELLIADEPTTALDVTIQAQVLDLLARLQAERGMGMLLITHDLGVVAHMAHRIGVMYAGELVETGARDDFFRAPLHPYSRKLFAALPTDAQRGHPLAALGGHVPPLDQVFTGCRFAGRCPDVFERCHHDAPAWQSVGAQAVRCHLYAEDHAERPAVSAAAASAGAAGERAATRTAPLLDVRDLQVHFPVRKGLLRREVARVRAVDGVSLALAPGRTLALVGESGCGKTTAGKAILQLVAPTGGEVYLDGTPLAGLSRAALRALRRDFQMVFQDPFASLNPRMRVGEIIEEGMLALGVEKDPSARAEQIDALLARVGLTSEMRLRYPHEFSGGQRQRIAIARALAVRPKLIVCDEPTSALDVSVQAQILNLMRELQAEFDLAYLFITHNIGVVSWLADDVAVMYLGRIVEQGPVGKVLAAPAHPYTRALLAAVPDIARETAAHAGAAERATRPVVAGDLPSPLAPPPGCHFHPRCERATDICRAQYPAVTDLRGGRSVRCHWPA; encoded by the coding sequence ATGACCGTACTTGCCGGAACCGACCGTCCGCCCGCGCAGGAGGACCGACCAATCGACGCCCCGCTCCTGGACGTGCGGCACTTGCGCGTGCATATCGGCGCCGCCGCACGGCCCGTACGTCCGGTCGACGGCGTCGGGTTCTCGATCGCGGCGGGGGAGACCTTTGCACTGTTGGGCGAATCCGGCTGCGGCAAGTCGATGACGGCGCTGGCCCTGCTGCGCCTGCTGCCCGACGCCGGACGCATCGTTGGCGGCGAGGTGCGCTTTGCCGGCGACGAGCTGCTCGCCCGCAGCGAGGCGGACATGCGCGAGGTGCGCGGCGGCCGGATCGCGATGATCTTCCAGGAGCCTTCGACCAGCCTGAATCCGGTGATGACCGTGATGACGCAGATCGGCGAGGTGCTGGCACGCCATCGCGGCCTGCGCGGCGCGGCGGCCCGTGCGGAAGCACAGCGCCTGCTTGACGCGGTCGGGATCCCCGACGCTGCGCGACGGCTGGACGATTACCCCTTCCAGTTTTCCGGCGGCATGAAGCAGCGTGTCATGATCGCGATGGCCCTCGCGGGCGACCCGGAACTGCTGATCGCCGACGAGCCAACGACCGCGCTCGACGTGACCATCCAGGCCCAGGTGCTCGACCTGCTCGCGCGCCTTCAGGCCGAGCGCGGCATGGGCATGCTGCTGATCACCCACGACCTGGGCGTGGTGGCGCATATGGCGCACCGCATCGGCGTGATGTACGCGGGCGAGCTGGTCGAGACCGGCGCGCGCGACGATTTTTTCCGCGCGCCCCTGCACCCGTATTCGCGCAAGCTCTTCGCCGCGCTGCCGACCGACGCCCAGCGCGGCCATCCGCTGGCGGCCCTGGGCGGGCATGTGCCGCCGCTGGACCAGGTCTTCACCGGCTGCCGCTTCGCCGGGCGTTGCCCCGACGTGTTCGAGCGCTGCCATCACGACGCCCCGGCGTGGCAGTCGGTCGGAGCGCAGGCAGTGCGCTGTCATCTGTACGCGGAAGATCATGCCGAAAGGCCCGCGGTCTCCGCCGCGGCGGCCTCGGCAGGTGCGGCTGGCGAACGTGCCGCCACAAGGACGGCGCCCCTGCTCGATGTGCGCGACCTGCAGGTGCATTTCCCGGTGCGCAAGGGACTCCTGCGGCGCGAGGTGGCGCGCGTGCGCGCCGTCGATGGCGTGAGCCTGGCGCTCGCGCCGGGCCGTACGCTGGCGCTGGTGGGCGAGTCCGGATGCGGCAAGACGACCGCCGGCAAGGCGATCCTGCAGCTCGTCGCGCCGACCGGCGGCGAGGTGTACCTCGACGGCACGCCGCTCGCGGGGCTGTCCCGCGCGGCCTTGCGCGCGCTGCGGCGCGATTTCCAGATGGTGTTCCAGGACCCCTTCGCGTCCCTGAACCCGCGCATGCGCGTCGGCGAGATCATCGAGGAGGGCATGCTCGCGCTGGGTGTCGAGAAGGATCCGTCAGCGCGCGCGGAGCAGATCGATGCCTTGCTTGCGCGCGTGGGACTCACGTCGGAAATGAGGCTGCGCTACCCGCACGAATTCTCCGGCGGCCAGCGTCAGCGTATCGCGATCGCGCGGGCCCTTGCGGTGCGCCCGAAGCTGATCGTGTGCGACGAGCCGACGAGTGCGCTGGACGTGTCGGTGCAGGCACAGATCCTCAACCTGATGCGCGAATTGCAGGCGGAGTTCGATCTCGCCTATCTCTTCATCACGCACAACATCGGCGTGGTGAGCTGGCTCGCCGACGACGTTGCGGTGATGTACCTGGGACGCATCGTCGAGCAGGGGCCGGTGGGGAAGGTGCTGGCCGCGCCGGCGCATCCCTACACCCGTGCGCTGCTCGCGGCGGTTCCCGATATCGCGCGCGAAACCGCGGCGCATGCGGGCGCTGCCGAGCGCGCAACGCGGCCGGTGGTGGCTGGCGACCTGCCGTCGCCACTGGCGCCTCCGCCCGGCTGCCACTTCCACCCCCGCTGCGAGCGGGCGACCGATATCTGCCGTGCGCAGTATCCGGCGGTAACCGACCTGCGCGGCGGGCGCAGCGTGCGCTGCCACTGGCCCGCCTGA
- a CDS encoding FKBP-type peptidyl-prolyl cis-trans isomerase, whose product MEIVKNSVVTLKYTVVDPDGNMIDDGQQPLVYLHGGYDGIFPAIEEALHGKKVGEQLKVKLQPEDAFGDYDEELVLVEDISQFPENIEVGMSFERVTDDGEEEMIYRITDIADGKVVVDGNHPLAGTALVFDVTIAEVRPATAEELAHGHVHGAGGHHH is encoded by the coding sequence ATGGAAATCGTCAAGAACAGCGTCGTAACGCTTAAGTACACCGTCGTCGACCCGGACGGCAACATGATCGATGATGGTCAGCAACCGCTGGTCTACCTGCATGGCGGCTACGATGGCATCTTCCCCGCCATTGAGGAGGCGCTGCACGGCAAGAAGGTCGGTGAGCAGCTGAAGGTCAAGCTGCAGCCCGAAGATGCCTTCGGCGATTACGACGAGGAACTCGTGCTGGTCGAGGACATCAGCCAGTTCCCCGAGAACATCGAGGTCGGCATGTCCTTCGAGCGCGTCACCGACGACGGCGAGGAGGAGATGATCTACCGCATCACCGACATCGCCGACGGCAAGGTCGTTGTCGATGGCAATCATCCGCTGGCCGGCACCGCCCTGGTGTTCGATGTGACCATTGCGGAAGTGCGCCCGGCGACCGCCGAGGAGCTGGCGCACGGCCACGTGCACGGCGCGGGCGGCCACCACCACTGA